From one Lolium rigidum isolate FL_2022 chromosome 4, APGP_CSIRO_Lrig_0.1, whole genome shotgun sequence genomic stretch:
- the LOC124647115 gene encoding protein Rf1, mitochondrial-like, whose translation MAGARNLLDELSTVQAPPVYTQPMPTTMPSASTEQAPQPPPVDTHQDSTACPGSINIEEEPLFAQELTQAAAAQARARRVSKRTSNYTEKEDKVLVEGWLIIGQDALTVNRTTHWPLQLPPKQVPDKEAALRRHELGGHHRPVSSARSSPRRRGRLARRLWLHRGSWTRYSASGVAGCAASTTPMSRLHRRFSSSISPRARSWSPHSAFAAATERLRAGTLTSEDAHRLFDQLLARPAPVHVRSLNGFLAALARAPDSATCRDGPALAIALFSRVCRQESGQRMAALTVHTYGILMDCCCRARLPELGLALFGRLLRTGLKTNEIICSTLLKCLCCAKRTNEAVNLLLHWMSDPGGVTNAFSCSIVLKSLCDHSRSQEALDLLQTVAKKGGGCSLDVVAYSTIIHGFFKEGQIGKACDLFHEMVQQGVVPNVVTYNSIIDALCKVRAMDKAELFLRQMVGNGVPPDKVTYTSMIHGYSTLGRWKEATKTFREMTRQGLIPNIITWNSFMTSLCKHGKSKEAAALFDSMTAKGHHKPDITSYSILLHGYASEGCFADMINLFNSMESNGIVPDCHVCTILIDAYAKCGMMDEAMLIFTEMAGQGVSPDVFTFSSVIAAFCRMGRLADAIEKFNQMISIGIQPNAVVYRSLIQGFCTHGDLVKAKELVYEMMNKGIPRPTIAFFSSIINSLCKEGRVSDAWPIFDLVIHFGERPDVIIFNSLIDGYCLVGKMEKAMRVIDSMVSVGIEPNDVSYNTLVNGYCRTERIDDGLILFREMLHKRVKPTTVTYNIILDGLFRSGRTVAAKKMFHEMIESGTTVKISTYNILLGGLCGNNCTDEAIVLFQKLGAMHVKFDIAILNIMINAMYKVQRKEEANELFAALSARGLVPNASTYGIMIRNLLKEGLVEEAENMFSSMEKSGCAPSSRLINDIIRMMLEKGEIVKAGNYMSKVDGKGISLEASTISLLMSLFSKNGKYQDKIKSLPVKYQFFDGVS comes from the exons ATGGCCGGCGCACGGAACCTGCTCGACGAATTgtccaccgtgcaggcccctccggTGTACACGCAGCCAATGCCGACCACCATGCCCTCTGCTTCGACCGAGCAGGCTCCCCAGCCGCCTCCCGTTGACACACATCAGGACAGCactgcctgtcccggcagcattaacatcgaggaggagccgttgttcgctcAGGAGTTGacgcaagccgcagctgcacaagctcgagctCGCCGCGTAAGCAAACGAACcagcaactacacggagaaggaggacaaggtgctggtCGAAGGATGGTTGATcatcgggcaagatgcattgacgg TCAACAGAACAACCCACTGGCCACTGCAACTCCCTCCAAAGCAAGTTCCAGACAAGGAAGCGGCGCTGCGGCGGCATGAGCTTGGAGGACATCATCGCCCCGTCTCGTCGGCAAggagctcgccgcgccgccgggggCGGCTAGCTCGCCGTTTGTGGCTGCATCGTGGGAGCTGGACGCGATACTCCGCCTCGGGGGTGGCTGGCTGCGCTGCGTCCACCACGCCCATgtcccgcctccaccgccgcttctcctcctccatctcgccgcgcGCACGCTCCTGGTCTCCCCACTCCGCCTTTGCCGCGGCCACGGAGCGCTTGCGCGCCGGGACGCTCACTTCGGAAGACGCACACCGCCTGTTCGACCAATTGCTAGCGCGGCCAGCCCCGGTCCACGTGCGCTCTCTCAAcggcttcctcgccgccctcgcccgtgCGCCGGACTCCGCCACCTGCCGAGATGGCCCCGCCCTCGCCATCGCCCTCTTCAGCCGTGTGTGCCGACAAGAATCCGGCCAGCGGATGGCGGCTCTCACAGTCCACACCTACGGCATCCTCATGGACTGCTGCTGCCGCGCACGCCTCCCGGAACTTGGGCTCGCCTTATTCGGTCGCCTTCTGAGGACGGGCCTCAAGACAAATGAGATCATCTGCAGCACCCTCCTCAAGTGCCTCTGCTGCGCAAAACGGACCAATGAGGCTGTCAACCTCTTGCTTCATTGGATGTCTGACCCTGGCGGTGTGACTAATGCCTTCTCATGCTCCATTGTTCTGAAGAGCTTATGTGACCATAGCAGGAGCCAGGAGGCGCTCGACCTGCTCCAGACGGTGGCAAAAAAAGGAGGCGGCTGCTCCCTCGATGTGGTGGCATATAGCACCATCATCCACGGCTTCTTTAAGGAAGGGCAAATTGGCAAGGCATGCGATCTATtccatgaaatggtgcagcaaggggTTGTGCCTAATGTGGTCACATATAACTCGATTATCGATGCGCTGTGCAAGGTCAGAGCGATGGACAAGGCAGAGTTGTTCCTTCGGCAGATGGTTGGCAATGGTGTTCCGCCCGATAAAGTTACATACACTAGCATGATCCATGGATATTCCACTTTGGGAAGGTGGAAGGAGGCAACTAAAACGTTCAGAGAAATGACAAGGCAGGGTCTTATACCAAATATTATCACTTGGAACTCGTTCATGACCTCCCTTTGCAAGCATGGGAAAAGTAAAGAGGCTGCAGCACTTTTTGATTCCATGACTGCCAAGGGCCACCACAAGCCTGATATCACCTCGTACTCTATTCTGCTTCACGGGTATGCCTCTGAAGGATGCTTTGCCGACATGATTAATCTCTTTAATTCTATGGAAAGCAATGGCATTGTACCTGACTGCCATGTTTGCACCATATTAATTGATGCGTATGCTAAATGTGGAATGATGGATGAAGCTATGCTCATATTTACTGAAATGGCAGGACAAGGAGTGAGTCCAGATGTCTTCACCTTTTCAAGTGTAATTGCTGCATTTTGTAGAATGGGCAGGCTTGCTGATGCTATAGAAAAATTCAATCAGATGATTTCTATTGGAATACAACCGAATGCAGTTGTGTATCGCTCCCTAATTCAAGGTTTTTGTACACATGGGGATTTGGTGAAAGCCAAGGAGTTGGTTTATGAAATGATGAACAAAGGTATTCCTCGTCCTACCATTGCGTTCTTCAGTTCAATAATAAACAGTTTATGCAAAGAAGGAAGGGTTTCGGATGCATGGCCTATCTTTGACTTAGTTATACACTTCGGTGAGAGACCTGACGTCATTATATTTAATTCGCTGATTGATGGATATTGCTTAGTTGGCAAGATGGAAAAAGCAATGAGAGTGATTGATTCCATGGTATCAGTTGGCATTGAGCCTAATGATGTTTCATACAATACACTTGTTAATGGCTATTGCAGAACTGAAAGGATCGATGATGGGTTGATTCTATTCAGAGAAATGTTGCATAAGAGAGTTAAACCTACAACTGTTACATATAACATCATACTAGATGGGCTATTTCGTTCTGGGAGaactgttgctgcaaagaaaatgTTCCACGAGATGATAGAAAGTGGAACCACGGTGAAGATTTCCACATATAATATACTACTTGGAGGACTTTGTGGAAATAATTGCACCGATGAGGCAATCGTCCTGTTCCAAAAATTAGGTGCAATGCATGTGAAGTTCGATATTGCAATACTCAATATCATGATTAATGCAATGTACAAGGTTCAGAGAAAAGAAGAAGCTAACGAATTGTTTGCTGCTTTATCAGCTCGTGGCTTGGTACCTAATGCTTCCACATACGGAATAATGATAAGAAATCTTCTAAAAGAAGGATTGGTGGAAGAAGCTGAAAATATGTTTTCCTCAATGGAGAAGAGTGGTTGTGCTCCCAGCTCTCGTCTTATAAATGATATCATCAGAATGATGTTGGAAAAAGGTGAGATAGTCAAGGCAGGAAATTATATGTCTAAAGTTGATGGCAAAGGCATCTCACTTGAAGCTTCAACTATTTCTTTGCTGATGTCTCTCTTTTCAAAGAACGGAAAATATCAGGACAAAATAAAATCGCTCCCTGTAAAGTACCAATTTTTTGATGGAGTCAGCTGA